In a genomic window of Octopus sinensis linkage group LG16, ASM634580v1, whole genome shotgun sequence:
- the LOC115220565 gene encoding deoxyribonuclease-1-like has translation MRRIVLLAFLALFGLQQTVSSLKIGSFNIQAFGLKKLGNDTIMTVIKKIIKRYDIVLLQEIRDSSQQLLPSLIAKLNYRSSIRYQFAVSEIVGRNVYKEQYAFLYRTNGKVKLLNNYTYNDGKEENKNDLFSREPFVAHFEVPCSKFKKFTLVGVHISPDEAVEEIKLLEKVHDSVTRKFRTSNVIIMGDMNADCGYFRESKWQEVPMRRSSAYSWPICDDVDTTVKGTHCAYDRFIVGGRDLRNSYVPGYTKAFRFDEAFRMKPEAAEAVSDHYPIEIVFENKCGKSPDSVVG, from the exons ATGAGGAGGATCGTGTTGTTAGCTTTCTTGGCCCTCTTTGGCCTTCAACAGACCGTTTCCTCTCTTAAAATCGGTTCATTTAACATACAAGCTTTTGGTTTAAAGAAACTGGGCAATGACACCATCATGACAGTCATCAAGAAA ATCATCAAACGATATGACATTGTGTTGCTGCAGGAAATCAGAGATTCTTCCCAACAATTACTTCCTTCTTTAATTGCCAAACTGAATTA tCGCAGCAGCATCAGGTATCAGTTTGCTGTTAGTGAAATTGTTGGCCGAAATGTTTATAAGGAACAGTATGCTTTCCTTTACAG AACAAATGGAAAGGTcaaattgttaaataattataCGTACAATGAcggcaaagaagaaaataaaaacgatCTTTTCTCTCGTGAACCATTCGTCGCACACTTTGAAGTTCCTTGTTCAA aatTCAAAAAGTTCACCTTGGTTGGGGTTCATATTAGTCCTGACGAAGCTGTTGAAGAGATAAAGTTACTGGAGAAAGTTCACGATAGTGTGACCAGAAAGTTCCGCACCAGCAACGTTATTATCATGGGTGACATGAATGCTGATTGTGGTTATTTCCGCGAATCTAAATGGCAAGAAGTACCGATGCGCCGAAGTTCGGCCTACTCGTGGCCCATTTGTGACGATGTTGACACTACAGTTAAAGGGACACATTGCGCTTATGACAG ATTTATTGTTGGAGGACGTGATTTAAGGAATTCCTACGTTCCTGGGTATACCAAAGCCTTTCGCTTTGACGAAGCATTTCGGATGAAACCAGAGGCG gCTGAAGCCGTTAGCGATCATTATCCAATTGAAAtagtttttgaaaataaatgtggaAAATCGCCGGACAGTGTGGTTGGCTAA